In Nitrospira sp., the genomic window TGCGGCAAGACTCATCTTTCCGGCTCCAACCAGCGCACCTGCAGCAACGAGGAGTGGAAGGGCAGGAAGCGGGAAACCGATCTGCTCGACGAAGACCACCCAAAACAGGACCGACGCTCCATGCTCGGCGAGGAAATCAAAGGTATTCATAGCCGATGGCGTCCTCCGGCTCAGGCACTCCGGAAACGAGAGAACCGCGCAAAGAGAATCGCGGCGAAGGGCAGCGCGAGACCCAACACCGTCTGCACGATGAGCAAGGTGCCCAGTTGGGTGTAATCGTCCGGCGTCTGAATCGCATTGGTGACCGGATCCCGTACCTCTCTGGTCACCACAAAGAGCTCATTAAGATATTTCGTTCCGAGCTGACTGAGAGACAGCGCGAGATTCGTGAAAGAGGCCATCACGGCAAAATACGTGGCCTTGAGATTGGTCGGGGCGGAGTTCGCAATCCAGGCCAGCATGGGAATCATGGAGATTTGGCCTAGCGGCGATTCCAGCGCCGTATTCACGAGAGCGATAAACCGTGCATCGACCACGCCGCCGGTCAGCGCCGCGGTCCATTCGTGAAGTCCGTAATACATGCTGACAATGGGGAGTCCGAGGACAAACGCCGCTACGGTGAGAAAGCCGACGACATAGGCAATGGATCGTTCCGCCATAAACCGGCGAAAAAGAAACATGCCGGCCAGCGTCAGGGCACTGCCGATGAGCGACAACACCGAGAGAAACTGTTGATCGAATTTGAGCTTGTCGATCATCCACCAGGTCGCGCCTTCGCCGGGCCCCGGTACCGATCGAAACACAAACACCACCAACGCCGTGCCCACGAGAACATGCCTGGCGTCGGGAGTCAGTTCACGAGTCAGGCGGACCATCAAGACCGACACGATGGCCATCGATCCGGCAAAGACGATCTCTTCGTTGAACGGAAAATCCGCCACACCCACCGTGAGGGTAAACAACACGAACAACAGGCTGCCTCCCAAAATCCACCAATTGGGCCTGGTCGGTTCCACAGGCCTGTCCAGCAGCGCGGCAACCTGGGCTGACGTCATACCCTGGCTCTGGAGCCGGCGTTTCGCTCGCAACCGGAGAATCGACGCGGTGATCACCCCGAGTACCGACACGGCCGGGATGGTCAGGGCCAGGAGATAGACATGCTGATAGATCTCCGCGACCTTTTCTTTCGGCAGATTCTCGACACCCGTGAACAGGTACAGATTGATGAACGCCACCAGAATCCCGCCGCTGATGATGGCCACTCGACCGAGTGTCTGCATCGTCGTGTGCATCAGCTTGAGCCTGGCTTCCTCGATGGGAAGGCCCCGCTCGTCGACTCTCGGAACCGCCTCAACCGTCATGGCATCGGCAACCGTGTCTTGAATCACATAGCCGATCGGTGCCAGAAGCGCGCTCAGCACGTACCAGATTTCCGCCGGCATCACGGCAATCATCGCTTCGCGATGACCGATCAAGCCGACCATGATGAGCAGACTGGCCGCAATGACTCCCGCGCCGAGATATACGAGCAGGCTTTTCCAGCGCCACAGAAGATCCACCAGATGCCCGAACGGCATTTTGAGCGCCCAGGGAATGCCGGCCCAAAACCCCAATGCCGCGAGAAAGGCGGCGGAGAGGCCCAGATAATCTTTCACAAAAAAAGTGCCGACGATGCCGGTGAGCCCGGAAATACCGGCAGCCATGTAGACCATGAGCGGGGGGAGATAAGAAAGTTGGAAGTCGCGGGCGAGTTCCAGGATATTGCGGTCGATCCAGCGGGATACGGCAGTCATCATATCGGCGTAACCGGGAAGGGCACGAACATGTTCATCTTCTCCTTCTCTGTTACCCGTACCGGACAGGCATTTGCAAGCAGCGCGGTAGCCCGATGAGAAGGACCGTGATCGGGAGACCAGGGCCCTTCTCGGTCATGGACGACTCCGTTATTGCGGAAACTCGATGGGCGCTGCCACCTGTTGCCAGCCTTCGCCATTCAGGGATCGCAAGAAGGCCACCACATCCTGCTGTTCTCCGTTGGAGAGTTCGAGCGGAATGATCGTATTGTCCTGGTGAGGGTTCGAAATCCCGCCCTGATTGTAAAATTTCACCACTTCCTCCAGCGTTCCGAAGCGGCCATCGTGCATGTAGGGGGCAGTCCTCGCGATCTCCCGCAACGTCGGCGTCTTGAAGGCGCCGATGTCTTCGGGATTCTTGGTCACCATGTAGCGGCCCAGGTCCACGCTGTTGGTATCCCAGCCGATGCCGAGGTTATGGAATTTCTCGTCCGAGAAGTTGAAGCCGGAGTGGCAACGCGTGCAGCGGGCTTTGCCGCGGAACAATTCCAGGCCTCGTTTGGCCGAATCGGTCAAGGCTTGCTCCTCGCCGCCGACGTCGAATCGATCCGCAGGACTATTGCCGGAGACCAGCGTCCGTTGAAAACTGGCGATCGCCTTGCCGATGTTCTTCTCGGTAATCTCGTCGTGGAACACCTCTTCGAACAGCTTGCGGTAGCCACTGATTTTTTTCATCTTCGCCGTCATTTCATCATAATCGAGAAAGCCATGTTCAACCGGATTGACGAACGGCCCAGTCGATTGCTCTTCGAGAGTCTGGGCGCGGCCATCCCAAAATTGCACCTTGCTATAGACGCGGTTGATGGCTGTGGGGGCGCTGCGGCCACCCTGCAGTCGATTGATTCCCATGGAGACGGCTTGTCCGTCGGTGAACGCCAATCCAGGCATGTGGCAGTTCGCGCACGCCACGGTGTTGGTCTTGGACAGCCGTTTATCAAAAAACAAAATCCGCCCCAGCTCGATCTTCTTGGCTGTCTGCGGATTGTCAGTCGGAATGTAGGCCGCAGGATCTTCCAATCCCAGCAGCACGGCCTGCGTGGTCGTACTAGACCCACCAGGGGACGGCGCAGACGAATCACCCAGGACTTTCGTGGCCGCCATACCCATCGCTCCGACCATGATACCTGCCGCCATCCCCGCGACCCATCTCACCCTTCTCGTTCCCATGATCCCTCCATCTTCTTTCCCATTCGATGCGAGTCACACAGTGATCACCGAAACATCAACGTCGAACCGGGTCGGTCCTGTCGATCCAGGTGTTGTTCGACCTTCTTGACGAAGGCATCATCTGACAGCGCCCTGCCCTGGTCTTCCGCAAAGGCCACCCTTTCATGACCGGCTTGTTTTGCCGGCGCAGCACAGCCCTGCAACAGAACCATGAAGCACCCGATTCCTATGAGAGCTATGACCTGTCGCATACTTCGCCTCCTTGTGGTTGCCATCTCATGAACGACACGATACCGGTTGCAGAACCATCAGTCCAATTGATAGTGTATTGCTCGACGATTAGATACATTTATCATGGAGGTCTTCCGGTCCATGACCCTCACTGAACTGCAGTACATCGTCGCCCTTGCTCAGGAACGGCATTTCGGCCGGGCAGCCGAACGCAGTTTCGTGACGCAACCGGCGCTGAGTCTGGCCATCAAAAAGTTGGAGGAGGAATTAGGCGTGGCAATCTTTGAGCGGCGCAGAAATCAGGCGGTGCTCACGCCACTGGGGGAACAGATCGTTCACCAAGCCCAACGGGTGCTGGAAGAGGTGGACCACATCAAGCTGCTTGCGGCCCAAGGGAAGAATCAGCTGGTGGGAGCCTTACGGCTCGGCGCCATCTCCACGGTAGGCCCGTATCTGCTGCCGGATCTCGTGCCTCTCCTGCACAAGCGGGCGCCGGAGATGCCGCTGGAAATCGAGGAGAATTTGACGGTGAATCTCACGGCTATGTTGAAGAGCGGAAAGCTCGACGTCATCATGATCGCCCTGCCGTTTGAGGAGCCGGGAATTCTGGTGCAGGCCCTGTACGACGAACCATTCAAAGCCGTGGTACCGGCAGATCATCGGCTGGCAAAAAAGGGGACAATCGATCCCTCGGCCATGACCGGTGAGCGCGTCTTGCTTCCCCATGCCGGTCATTGCTTCAGGCACCAGGTGCTGGAGGCCTGTCCGGAACTCAGTCGATCGGATTCCGAAGGCTTGCAGGGGAATTCGCTGGAGACGATTCGCCAGATGGTGGCTTCAGGTCTGGGCATTACCGTCATGCCCTCCAGCGCCGTCACCAGCCGACATCTGAACAAACGGCTCACCGTATTGGAGTTCACGAAACCGGTGCCTGAGCGGCGCATCGCCCTGGCCTGGCGCAAGGGCTTTGCGAGGCCGGCCGTCATGACGGCGATTCAGGACGCGGTGGGAATGTTAAAGATCGCGGGGCTGGAGCCGATCCCCGCAACGGCCTGAGCGTCAACGTTGAACTCGTTGCCTACGGAAGATCAGGTCGTCGAGCGCTGCACGCATCTCTTGCTGAGACAAGCGTATCCGTCCTCCATGACCGGCCAGTACCCATTCAAACGGATAGGATGCCAAGGTCGCGATCGATCGGCGCAACGCGTCCGCGTTCCAGACCAACTGCTGCGGAGCATTCAACTCATTGGTCTCGGGATCCCACCAGAGATGGTCGCCTGTAAATAAGAACCGGTTCCGGTAGAGAAGACAGAGGCTGCCTGCCGTATGGCCGGGGACGGGAATGATCTCAAACATGTCGCCATACGATTGGGCATGCGAACCATCGATGATCACTTCTGCACCGGGCATCGCATGCGCATCTGCGCGGTGAATGATCCGTTTCGCTCCGAATCGCCGCGCGTATCTGGCGGCATCGGCCACGTCGTCTTCATGCGTCAGAAAGATGTACGCAATCCCGCCCATCCGGTCGAAGGCCTCGACCAGCGGCTTGAGATACCGCGGCGAATCGATCAACCAGTTGCCATCCGGATGCCGCACGAAGAAGCTGTTGGCGCCGAAAGACTTTTCTGAATTGTACCCGCTGTAATAGACCTCATCTTCCACGAGGAGGGGAAAATCGGCCTTCGCGGCATTCAACGAGAGTGTATCGCTCTGCTCGGTTCCAATCGAACCGGTTGGGCAGGCGAGGAGGGCACGGTACGCCTCCCCAACTTCCTGGGCAGTGACCGGTTGATTCACCACAGCTGAATAGTCTCCGACTTCCTCGAAACTGGCAGGGGCCAGCTGCCGGCACGCGTCGCAATTGATGCAGGTGGCATCGACGTAGAAGTTGCCGGGACGATTCGCGTCTAGTCGCTTATGCGGGTCGGCCATTTGAGATTCGCCTTGTCGAGGGTTTCGACAGGAGCGCTCCGGTTCGCATGGCTTTTGCCTGGTCGACTGCGCGCCAGAGATACCAGGCAGCTGCAGTACGATACGGCCGCCAACGTTCCCCATATCGTAACAGCTCTTGAGGGGTCGGCATCACCGCTTTCTTATAGGCGATCCGGAATCCATTACGCACGCCGAAGTCATCGACCGGCAGGACATCAGGACGGCCCAGCTGAAAGATCAGCAACATCTCGACGGTCCACCGGCCAATGCCTCGCACCGCCATGAGCCGCTCGACAATGGCGTCATCCTCGAGCCGCCGAATGACCGCTGCGGTCGGGACGGTGCCGTCGATGGCCTTCACCGCCAAATCCTGCAGCGCAGCAACCTTCGCGCGAGAGAATCCTGCTTCCCGAATCCTCTCCGGTTCCAACGCCAACACATCGGACGGCTGCGGAAACCGACGACCCGGACACAAGGCCATAAACCTCGCGAGAATACACTCCGCTGCCTTTGCATGGAGTTGTTGATAGGCAATGGCACGGACCAGTGACTCGAATGGAGAGCGTCGATGGGGGAGCGGCAGCGCATAGGGGCCGACCTCTGCGATCAGGCCTTTCATCACCGGATCGATGCGGCACAGATGAGCCATTTCCGGTGACAGCCTGCTCATCCACTCCTCGGTGTGTACTTTGCCTGCAATGTCAGCACCAGCACGGCCTATTGGATGCGCAAACTGGCGGTCCGGCAAGGCCGCAGCGAGGTCCACGGCGCGAAGAATACTGAGCGCCAGGTTTGTGGACGCCGGCGAGACGGTGAGCCGGCCCTGTCCAAGAGGCTCCACGTACTTGCCTGGTACGTGGAGCCTCTGCGCGACGCGAGAACGCCGCTGGCCGTCATTTTCCGCATCCGGCTACCCGATGATGGCGTCGGCTTCGATTTCAACCAGCATGTCCGGATCGATCAAGCGCTTCACCTCCACCATGGTGGTCGCAGGCCTGATCGCCCCGAAGACTTCACCATGCGCTCGGCCGACTTCCTGCCATTGATCGATGTTGGCCATATAGATACGTGTCCGCACGACATCCGCGATCGATGCACCGGCCTGCACGAGCGCCGCTTCAATCGTTTTCAACGCTTGGATGGTTTGGGCATAGGGATCATCTTTTCCCACAAGCCCCGCGCCTGTCATTGCGGTCGTACCGGAAACCTGCACGGATTGCCCAACACGTACGGCGCGTGAATAGCCGATTTTTGCTTCCCATGGTCCCCCTGTCGACACATTGCGTCTGCTCATGACTCCTCCTGAATCGCCTTACATGACAATACCGCCGCCGGCCTGAATTGTCTGTCCCGTCAGCCACCGTGCCTCTTCACTCACCAGAAATGCCACCACATCGGCAATATCCGCCGGAAGGCCCAGGCGCTGGGTCGGAGAGCCTTGAAGACCGATCTGCCGGTACTGGTCGGTCAGGACGCCGCTGTCGGTAATCCCGGGCGACACGGCGTTCACGGTAATCCCTCTGGGAGCGAGTTCCTGGGCAATGCCCTTCGTCAATTGCTCCAACGCCCGCTTACTGCCCAAATACGCGCTGGCGCCATGAAAATGCAACTGCGTGCCGGCGGTGGTGATGTTCACGATACGCCCCTGTTCCGACAACACCTTGGACGCCTCCTGCATCGCAAAGTAGGGCCCCTTGGCGTGTAACCCGATCAATGCATCAAAATCCGCCTCAGTGGTTTCGAGAAAAGATTTCGGCGAGAACTTTCCGGCATTGTTGACCAGGATGTCCAGACGGCCGTACCGGGCAACGGTCTCCTGCACCACTCGCCGGGCCTCATCCGCACGACTCATATCGGCGTGGAGCGCCCACGCCGTTCCGCCGCGTGCTTGGATAGCAGCTACGACATCACCCGCCTGCTGCGCGCGAGTTCGATAGTGGACCACGACGGTGGCCCCCTGTTCGGCCAATCTCAAGGCGATCGCTTTGCCGATCCCGCCGGATGCTCCTGTAACAATCGCCACCTTTCCGCTCAACGACCCCATCATTGTTCCCTCTGCACCCACGAGCTCCGACCGGGCATCCGGAGATGATCCACCATCCGCCGGCACTCGCCTCCGCCCGGTCCATCTGTTACTGTTCGTCGATGAGCATTCAGCTGGATCAGACGGTCCCGTTCGGCCGTTCGTTGCGCGAGTACGAATTGATGTTCTCGCTGAGCGCATCCGACCGTCGATGCCGCATTCTGGATTGCGCCGCCGGACCAGCCAGCTTCAATGCCGAACTCACGGCCGCCGGTGGCACGGTCTGCTCGTTCGACCCACTGTATCAATTCACCGGAGCAGAGATCCAACGGCAATTCTTCTCCACCCTGGATCATGTGATCGAGCAGGTGCGAGCGACGCCGCAGAATTGGGTCTGGACGTATCATCGCGACCCGGAGGATCTGCGACGGAACCGGATCACGGTCATGGACGCATTTGTCGCCGATTACCGCGAGGGGAGGGGAACGGACCGGTATGTCTGTGGTTCCTTGCCGGCCTTGCCGTTCGAGCGCGACGCGTTCGACCTTGCCCTCTCGTCCCATTTTCTGTTTCTGTACTCAGACCACTTCTCCCAGACGTTCCACTTGGACTCGGTTCGTGCGCTGATGCGGGTCGCGCGTGAGGTCCGGATCTTCCCGTTGATCGCCCTGAGAGCCGAACGGTCGCAACATCTCGAGCCGGTCTGCAACCAATTGCAACACGATGGGTACCAAGTCTCGATCGAACAGGTGGGATATGAGCTTCAACGCGGGGGGAATGACATGCTACGCGTGCGTCGACCGTAACCAGGTCGGGACGCCTTCAGTCAGTCGGCCAATCCGGGGGCACGTCCCAGCGCCCGATGGATACGATCTCTCTCACGGACTTTCGCTCTCGAGATGCCAGCTCCCGCTGACGCAACCGCTCATCCAATATCGCCGGATCACCCGAATACCCGACCGCGATCATCGCCACCGGTTCATACCCCGCCGGAATTTTGAGCTCAACCCTTGCCATCTCTCTGTCGAAGCCCGCCATCTGATGCGCAACCAATCCCATCGCCGTGGCCTGCAGTGAGAGACTCAGTGCGGCCATGCCGGTGTCGTGCCAGGCATGCCGGTTCGGCGTCCCGTTCTCCTCAAAGTTCATCCGCGCCACAGAGAGAAGCAGCACCGGCGCCCGGAACGCCCATTTCTTATTGCTTTCCTTGAGACAGGCCAACAGCCGGTCATACGCTGGCGGATCGGCCTTGGTCCCGACGACGAACTGCCAGGGCTGTTCGTTGCTCGATGACGGCGCCCACCTAGCCGCTTCAAACAGGCTTCTCAATTTTTCCGGTTCGACCATCCGTTCCGAAAAGGCTCGCGGGCTCCATCGACGCCTCAGCAGATCATGAATGGGAGAGTGCGTCTCAGCGGGCTTTTCCATGAACGCTCCTTCTGTGAATTATTCTGTTGTCCGGGCGGGTGAGGCCAACTTGCGCACGACGCGTGCTGGATTGCCGACTGCGACACAATCGGCGGGGACCGAGTGGACCACTACGCTGCCCGCACCCACCACACTGCGATCACCGATCGTCACACCGGGTAGAATCACCGCTCCGCCGCCGATCCAGACGTCATTCCCGATCCGGATCGGTCGCGCAGATTCCAGGCCGGACCGGCGTACCTCTGCCTCGAGCGGATGCTGCGCCGTGTATAGCTGCACGGCAGGGCCGACTTGCACGTCATTCCCGATGTCGATGAGAGCACAGTCGAGAAAAATGCCATGATAGTTGATGAACACGTTCCGGCCGAGGTGGATGTTGTAGCCGTAATCGCACGTGAACTGCGGCATGATGACGGTTCCATCTCCGACGGAACCCATGAACTCACGAAGCAGTGACAGCAGTAGATCCGGCGCGCCATCCGTGATGGCATTATAGCGAGCGAGCATCATCTGCGCCCGGCGACGCTCCAGGGTGAGCTCCCCCGACGATGCGCGATACAGCTCCCCGGCTAACATGTTGCGCTTGTCGCTTTGTTCAGTCATCTTGGCACGGCGTCACTTACACCAGCGGGTCTGGGCGAACTCCGCATTCGTCCAAGTGACGCAGGAGGTCGGCGGGATCATGGTAGGTACGGTATGCACCCGCCCGTTCGAGTTCCTCTCGACCGTAGCCTCCCGACAACAGACCCACGCCGAGCGCCGATGCCCTGCGAGCGGCCAGCAGGTCCCAGACGCTATCACCGACCACGATACACTTGCCAATCGGCATATGGAGTTGCTCGGCAGCCGTCAGAAATAAATCGGGATCGGGTTTGGCGCGTTTCACTTGATCGCGAGTTACCACCGGCGTGCCGGCAGGCAACTTCAGCAACTTCAATGTATGTTGTGCGCTCTGCAGCCGTCCGCTGGTCGCGATGGCATAGGGCACACGACCCGCCGTCAGCGCATCCAGCAGATCCTGCGCGCCAGGCAGTATCCGTAGCGATGGAGCCTGTTTCACGAACGCTTCTGCGTGGACCCGCTGAATGCGCTCCGCGTCCTCCTTCGAAACCGGCCGGCCGGTTTCGCGCAGGAGGGCATGTAACATCAGACCGCCACTCATCCCGATCTGGCGATGGATCCTCCAGACCGGCAATTCGATTCCCGCGGCTTGAGTGGCTTCACGCCAGGCCAGTACATGTTGATAGACACTATCCACCAGCGTGCCGTCCAGGTCGAAGAGAAACGCGAGCCCCTCACGATCATGCACAACAGCCATACCGGTCAGCGCTCCAACTTGGCGTCCATGGTGATGGTGGTATTCAATAGGCGGGAGATGGGGCAGCCGGTTTTGGCCGCCGTGGTCGCTTTGTCCCAGGCCGCAGCATCAGCGTTTGGCACCTTCCCCCTCACGTCCAAATGAATGCCGGTGACGGTCCATCCTGCATCCAGTTTTTCCATGGTGACCGTGGCGGTCGTCGCAAGGTGATCGGCCACAAGATTCGCCGCCCCCAATTGACCGGAGAGCGCCATGGTAAAACAACCAGCATGCGCGGCGGCGATCAGCTCTTCCGGGTTCGTGCCTTTCCCATTCTCAAATCGCGTGCTGAATGAATATTGGGTCCCGTTCAAGACACCGCTGTCGGTCGAGACGGTCCCTTTGCCGGTTTTGAGATCTCCCTGCCATTGTGCCGACGCATGCCGTTTCATAAGATCCTCCAGATTTAGATATTCATCGCCTGTACGGCGCGGTACAGTCCACCGTCAGCGGACAGACCGTCCGCCTCCGCGGCATGACACCATCAGACCATCACGCGTCGTTGAATCGATCGGAGCACTGCCTACTTCTCGACGTCGAATCCGTCATCCTTCCACCAACGCCATCCGCCGTCGAGCTCCATAATGGGATAGCCCTGCTCGGCAAACTGCACGGCAGCGGTCGCGGCAAGATGACAGACCTGTGAATAACAGTAGAGCACGTTGATCTTGTCTTTTCGCAACCCTGTGAAGGAATGCCACTGATCCTTCGGTAGATTCACCGCGCCGGGGATATGCCCCTCGGCATAATCTTCCGCCGCCCGCACATCGACCACATTCACTTCCTTGTTCTTCATCATCCGCTCCAGTTCAACCGGACCGGTGGTGAAGGCCATCTTGGCCTCAAAGAATTCCTTGGCTTTTGCCGGGTCATTGGTCATCACTGGTGTTGCCATGGTCTTCCTCCCTATAGATCGGTGATCAATGTTATTCCCATGCTCCAGTGGGATGCAGGACTCGCACTTGCGTGCTGACTTCTCACGTTAGAGAGTCTCGTTGGTCTATGCAAGCGCTGATTGCCCTTTCCTGCAATCTGGCTTTACTGCACCTCCACCGTAATAGTATCGGTTGCGGCCAAATGCTCGTGATCGTGAGTCGCGGCTTGAACTGTGATCTTATGCTTGCCTTTGCTGAGACCTTTGAATGTGCCGGGAAACTTCTTCTGCGGTTCGCCGTCGAGATACACATGACCATGAGCCGCTTTAGCCCCCTTCGTGAGTTCGTAGGTCAGCTCGAAGGTCTCTCCCACCTTGGCCCCATCCTTCGGCGAGGTGATCTTGATGTGAGATCCATCCTCCACTTCGGCGAACAGGGAACCGGCCGAGAACATCAGTCCAGCCGCAAACAACATCGCGCAGAATCCTTTCATGTATCGCATCGCATCCTCCTGGTTTCACTCTGTAGATTGTTCATCGCTCACCGTTCATTCTCAGCGCACTTCATTCCTCCGGGACAACCCGACCGCCTGACGGCCCTCTTCTTAGTGGTCGCCATAGCGATCCATCCATTTTCGAATGTGTTCCACCGCTTCAGTCTTTTGTTCCGGCCGGAGGGTCGCATGCCATTCCGCCACCTTGGGCAGGACGCGCTGCATCACACGCTTCTGTTCGGCCTGGTGTCGGTCCATCAACTGAGACAACTTGGCCTGGTCCAGCCGGTTGCTCTGCACCTGAGCGATCACTTCCTCCATAATGGCGTTGTGCTCCTGCTGCGATTCGGCACGGGCCGCCACCATTTCATCCCTCACCGCCATCAACTTCGCCTTCTGCTGGTCGTCCAGATCCAAATGTTTAGCAATCTTGCTCGTCATCCAATCCGCCCGCTCAGCCGGCGTATGGTGCCGATGACAGCCAGCCCCAACCAGCGCTCCGGCCAGAACCAACGTCCCGACGACCACTCTGAATGTGTTCTGCATCCTCATACGCTCCTCCTCCCTGATTGATCTCATGGGCTCAATACTCGAAGGCTACGCGGTAGAGAGCAGGCGTCATCTCAACGCCCAGCTCTCTCAGCTTCTCCTTCATGGGCGTGACACTCCTCTCGTAGGCCTTCCAATACAGGGTTTCATTCTCCCACATGGCCACGTTGATATAGTTGAACCGGCTGTCCGGCTTGAGGCTGTTATGAAAGTGGCCGCTGATGAATCCCTCTTGCTTCGTGATCTGTTCCTTGACGTCCCGCCACCACTGCACAAACTCAGCCTCTTTGTCGGCGGGCACCGAAAACACATTGATCAATGTCACCGGCATCAGGCACCTCCATGACCATCCTCGACCGCGACATCCGCTGACGAGTCACCTACGGTCTGGCGGAAGCAGAGCCCCCGCCAGACCCAATCAGGTTACTGCGCCTTTCGCACGTCGATCACGGTTCCTTCTTCGTTCAACTCGAGCACGATATGCGAACCATCTTCGATCGGTTTGGTCTTGATCTCCATCCGCTCCAGCGGGAATTCCTTGACGCCATCCGGCGTGGCGAGCCTGACCAGATTCTTGTTCGGCCCAGTACGGATCAACTTGCCGAAGATCAGGCGATGGGTCCCGGACTTGGCCTTGTCTTTGCCATGCACGTCGATCACCATGCCTTCTTCATTGATCCAGAGTGACACGCGATCGCCGACCGCTGCATCAGCAGGAGCATACTTCCTCATCAGGGTGTACTGAGCGGCCGGCGTCTTCACATAGACAAGGCCAGACTCAAACTTGGTGACCACCCCATCCGCCTGAATGACATAGCCGGGTTTCGTCCTCGGATGTTCGTCGAAGCTCATCTCCACGGTGAACCGGTTGATGTCGATCATCTTTCCTGCTTCGTTCAACTCGATCGTCACCGGCGCCCCTTCCTCTAAAGCGGACAATTTGGACTTTCCGGTTTGGACATCGATGGCCTTCTCTCCTTCCGGCGTCCACACCTTGATTTCCTTCTTGTCCGACGAGGTATAGACCAGGTTGCCGGTCACGAAGCGATGGGCATGGGGCTTGTCCCCCTTCCGATGGACATCGATCACGGCGTTGTTTTCATTGACCCGCATTTCTACTTCTTCCCCAACCTCGAGATTCTTGGGCGTGAGCGTCGACGCAATTTTCATCGTTCCCCAGGGCGTCTTCACCGTGGTGATCCCGGACTGCACATTCGACACCACCCCGCTGACCTTCATGTGCGTCGCGTTCTTGACCACGCCTTCGGCGGTGAATCCAGAGGCCACTCCCAGGAACAAACTCAACACCAACGAACCAAGAACCATCATAGTGTGTCTCATGATACGACTCCTTTCATTTTTGACTGAGAATTCTTGTCTTGCCTAACCTCTGCACGATGGCCCTCGTCAGACAGCCTGACGTGAAGATGGTGGCCCCTTTGTGATACATCTCGGACAGCAACCTGGTCCCCGCCTCATCGATGAAGGTCACTTCGTGGAGATCGACATGGCATGGGGCCGGTTCGCCGAATTCCCGGTTCAGCCAGCAATTCCGCAATTCTTTGACCCAGGGACCGGCCAACCGTCCGGAAAGTACGAAGATGGTTCCCCGGTTTGTCTTCGACACCGTAATTTTCAACATGGTCGTGGATCTTTTCGTTCATCGAGTACGGCCGGACCGGTACCAGGCCTTCACCATGACGCTCAGAACATGCGCAACGCGAAACTCGCTTCCCGCGCCTTCGTCACCGGAACTGCCGCCCGTTCGCCAAACCAGCGAGCGATCAGACCATCCAGCGACCACTTGCCTCCCCCGACGACCAGCAACGCCAAGCTCATGCCGATCACGAGCAGGTGATATTCGAACCCTTCACCGGCCTGCTGTCCGAACCAGTTCATGAAGAACCCTTGCGGCAAGTGCACGGTCAGGATCGCGCCGAGCATGATGACGATGAAGCTCGCCGCCGTGAACCGCGTGAGCAGGCCCGCGATCAATCCCAGACTGCCGATGGATTCGCCGATGATGACGAGAAACGCGACTAGCC contains:
- a CDS encoding nitroreductase family protein, coding for MEKPAETHSPIHDLLRRRWSPRAFSERMVEPEKLRSLFEAARWAPSSSNEQPWQFVVGTKADPPAYDRLLACLKESNKKWAFRAPVLLLSVARMNFEENGTPNRHAWHDTGMAALSLSLQATAMGLVAHQMAGFDREMARVELKIPAGYEPVAMIAVGYSGDPAILDERLRQRELASRERKSVREIVSIGRWDVPPDWPTD
- a CDS encoding sugar O-acetyltransferase, with product MTEQSDKRNMLAGELYRASSGELTLERRRAQMMLARYNAITDGAPDLLLSLLREFMGSVGDGTVIMPQFTCDYGYNIHLGRNVFINYHGIFLDCALIDIGNDVQVGPAVQLYTAQHPLEAEVRRSGLESARPIRIGNDVWIGGGAVILPGVTIGDRSVVGAGSVVVHSVPADCVAVGNPARVVRKLASPARTTE
- a CDS encoding HAD family hydrolase; the protein is MAVVHDREGLAFLFDLDGTLVDSVYQHVLAWREATQAAGIELPVWRIHRQIGMSGGLMLHALLRETGRPVSKEDAERIQRVHAEAFVKQAPSLRILPGAQDLLDALTAGRVPYAIATSGRLQSAQHTLKLLKLPAGTPVVTRDQVKRAKPDPDLFLTAAEQLHMPIGKCIVVGDSVWDLLAARRASALGVGLLSGGYGREELERAGAYRTYHDPADLLRHLDECGVRPDPLV
- a CDS encoding OsmC family protein → MKRHASAQWQGDLKTGKGTVSTDSGVLNGTQYSFSTRFENGKGTNPEELIAAAHAGCFTMALSGQLGAANLVADHLATTATVTMEKLDAGWTVTGIHLDVRGKVPNADAAAWDKATTAAKTGCPISRLLNTTITMDAKLER
- a CDS encoding periplasmic heavy metal sensor, translating into MRMQNTFRVVVGTLVLAGALVGAGCHRHHTPAERADWMTSKIAKHLDLDDQQKAKLMAVRDEMVAARAESQQEHNAIMEEVIAQVQSNRLDQAKLSQLMDRHQAEQKRVMQRVLPKVAEWHATLRPEQKTEAVEHIRKWMDRYGDH
- a CDS encoding antibiotic biosynthesis monooxygenase translates to MPVTLINVFSVPADKEAEFVQWWRDVKEQITKQEGFISGHFHNSLKPDSRFNYINVAMWENETLYWKAYERSVTPMKEKLRELGVEMTPALYRVAFEY
- a CDS encoding DoxX family protein, which gives rise to MYSFFKTDDSWAGLILRVVLGGVIFAHGAQKLLGWYGGFGFEGTMGFFTQKMGLPWLVAFLVIIGESIGSLGLIAGLLTRFTAASFIVIMLGAILTVHLPQGFFMNWFGQQAGEGFEYHLLVIGMSLALLVVGGGKWSLDGLIARWFGERAAVPVTKAREASFALRMF